The following coding sequences lie in one Miscanthus floridulus cultivar M001 chromosome 9, ASM1932011v1, whole genome shotgun sequence genomic window:
- the LOC136483939 gene encoding chalcone synthase 2-like: protein MAGATVTVEEVRKAQRATGPATVLAIGTATPANCVYQADYPDYYFRITKSEHMTELKEKFKRMCDKAQIRKRYMHLTEEYLAENPNMCAYMAPSLDARQDIVVVEVPKLGKAAAQKAIKEWGQPKSKITHLVFCTTSGVDMPGADYQLTKMLGLRPSVNRLMMYQQGCFAGGTVLRVAKDLAENNRGARVLVVCSEITAVTFRGPSESHLDSMVGQALFGDGAAAVIVGADPDERVERPLFQLVSAAQTILPDSEGAIDGHLREVGLTFHLLKDVPGLISKNIERALEEAFKPLGITDWNSIFWVAHPGGPAILDQVEAKVGLDKERMRATRHVLSEYGNMSSACVLFILDEMRKRSAEDGQATTGEGFDWGVLFGFGPGLTVETVVLHSVPITTRAAITAA from the exons ATGGCCGGCGCGACTGTGACCGTGGAGGAGGTGAGGAAGGCCCAGCGCGCGACTGGTCCGGCCACCGTGCTGGCGATCGGGACGGCGACGCCCGCCAACTGCGTGTACCAGGCGGACTACCCGGACTACTACTTCCGGATCACCAAGAGCGAGCACATGACCGAACTCAAGGAGAAGTTCAAGAGGATGT GCGACAAGGCCCAGATCCGAAAGCGGTACATGCACCTGACGGAGGAGTACCTTGCGGAAAACCCCAACATGTGCGCGTACATGGCGCCGTCGCTGGACGCGCGCCAGGACATCGTGGTGGTGGAGGTCCCCAAGCTGGGCAAGGCCGCGGCGCAGAAGGCGATCAAGGAGTGGGGGCAGCCGAAATCCAAGATCACCCACCTCGTCTTCTGCACCACCTCCGGCGTCGACATGCCGGGCGCCGACTACCAGCTCACCAAGATGCTGGGCCTGCGGCCCTCGGTGAACCGCCTGATGATGTACCAGCAGGGGTGCTTCGCGGGCGGAACGGTGCTGCGCGTGGCCAAGGACCTCGCGGAGAACAACCGCGGGGCGCGGGTTCTAGTGGTGTGCTCCGAAATCACGGCCGTCACGTTCCGCGGGCCCAGCGAGTCCCACCTCGATTCCATGGTCGGGCAGGCGCTGTTCGGCGACGGCGCGGCAGCGGTCATCGTGGGCGCTGACCCCGACGAGCGCGTGGAGCGGCCGCTGTTCCAGCTCGTGTCGGCGGCGCAGACCATCCTGCCGGACTCCGAGGGCGCCATCGACGGCCACCTCCGCGAGGTCGGGCTCACATTCCACCTGCTCAAGGACGTGCCCGGACTCATCTCCAAGAACATCGAGCGCGCGCTGGAGGAGGCGTTCAAGCCGCTGGGCATCACCGACTGGAACTCCATCTTCTGGGTGGCGCACCCCGGTGGCCCCGCCATCCTGGACCAGGTGGAGGCCAAGGTCGGCCTGGACAAGGAGCGGATGCGCGCGACGCGCCACGTGCTCTCTGAGTACGGCAACATGTCCAGCGCCTGCGTGCTCTTCATCCTCGACGAGATGCGCAAGCGCTCCGCCGAGGATGGGCAGGCCACCACGGGGGAGGGGTTCGACTGGGGCGTCCTCTTCGGCTTCGGCCCCGGGCTCACCGTCGAGACCGTCGTGCTCCACAGCGTCCCCATCACCACCAGAGCGGCCATCACCGCCGCCTGA